Proteins encoded by one window of Cyclobacteriaceae bacterium:
- a CDS encoding MCE family protein → MKNILTYILLLGLISCSDSEYYKVQFDNVDRLTEGDKVILKGMEVGQVKDLELDNEKKILATIWVGRNIKLTKGSTFTIHADLLGTRRVEIDLAENQELMDTKEIQKGFVQPPDTTEFKKLTVQERDSLVKHDPVYRLADTVMTILRKSKDSTKVER, encoded by the coding sequence ATGAAAAATATTCTGACTTACATTTTACTACTGGGACTAATTAGTTGTTCGGACTCTGAATACTACAAAGTTCAGTTTGACAATGTTGACCGACTGACGGAAGGAGACAAAGTGATTTTAAAAGGAATGGAGGTCGGACAAGTAAAGGACTTGGAGTTAGACAATGAAAAGAAGATACTCGCGACAATTTGGGTGGGACGAAACATTAAATTGACAAAAGGTTCGACTTTTACAATTCACGCAGACTTGTTGGGGACGAGACGTGTAGAAATCGACCTTGCCGAAAATCAAGAATTAATGGACACAAAAGAAATTCAAAAGGGTTTTGTTCAACCACCCGACACAACTGAATTTAAAAAACTGACAGTGCAAGAGAGAGATAGCCTCGTAAAACATGACCCAGTTTACCGACTTGCTGACACCGTGATGACAATACTGAGAAAATCAAAGGACTCAACAAAAGTGGAGCGGTGA
- a CDS encoding DUF4433 domain-containing protein: MNSQDPRLEHYNRNTYIEILRFLYEQLFPVESFLASIVQPEHFRNIDHLTEKYQNIFTDTKLFGCIDFKIQRIHNSLHLRFPSTYDKGNSYYHLKLKLNSPEIIWLDNLYGGSLSKIVKFYKHLFAKIDNYFVSLNPEQIKIYGNLLSQIKEETLKFLQFAEQRDVISKKKKLEEHQLSKIPFGGLFYITHLKNIQSILKLGILSHNSAHSKGVVAIDISNQQVNNRRNRIDPTIGNIHDFAPLYINPKNPMLFFLCKNGYRDNLILFKVNLHILLTENVAFSDGNAAVRSTSFYTNIDDFNKLNWTVIKDEYWTNHIDGKRIKCSEVLVKELIPLYYINEIHICNEKLIEDIMPLFPNHLGIKIIVSPQLFF; the protein is encoded by the coding sequence TTGAATAGTCAAGACCCGAGACTTGAACATTACAACAGAAACACTTATATAGAAATATTGAGATTTCTTTATGAGCAACTATTTCCGGTTGAAAGTTTTCTCGCTTCAATTGTTCAGCCAGAGCACTTTCGAAATATTGACCACCTTACAGAGAAATATCAAAATATATTTACTGACACTAAATTATTTGGATGCATAGATTTTAAAATTCAAAGAATTCATAACTCTTTACATTTAAGATTTCCATCGACATATGATAAGGGAAATTCTTATTATCATCTAAAGCTCAAACTAAATTCACCTGAGATTATTTGGCTTGATAATTTATATGGCGGTTCACTTTCGAAGATTGTCAAATTCTATAAACATCTATTTGCCAAAATTGACAACTACTTTGTTTCTTTAAATCCTGAGCAAATTAAAATATATGGGAACTTACTGTCTCAAATTAAAGAGGAAACTTTAAAGTTTCTTCAATTTGCCGAACAACGAGATGTCATTTCAAAAAAGAAAAAACTAGAGGAACATCAACTATCTAAAATTCCTTTTGGGGGACTATTCTATATCACACATTTAAAAAATATACAGAGCATACTTAAACTAGGAATTTTATCTCACAATTCCGCTCATAGCAAAGGTGTTGTTGCTATTGACATATCAAATCAACAGGTAAACAACAGAAGAAATAGAATTGACCCGACAATAGGTAACATCCATGATTTTGCACCTTTGTATATTAATCCTAAAAATCCAATGTTGTTTTTCCTTTGCAAGAATGGTTATCGTGACAATCTAATTCTATTCAAAGTTAATCTGCATATTCTGCTCACAGAAAACGTAGCCTTTTCAGACGGAAACGCAGCCGTTCGGTCAACAAGTTTTTATACTAACATAGATGACTTCAACAAACTAAACTGGACAGTAATTAAAGATGAATACTGGACAAATCACATTGACGGCAAGAGAATCAAGTGCTCAGAAGTTTTAGTCAAAGAACTGATTCCACTTTATTACATAAATGAAATTCATATTTGCAATGAAAAGTTAATTGAAGACATTATGCCATTATTTCCAAATCATTTAGGCATCAAGATTATAGTAAGTCCACAATTATTTTTTTGA
- a CDS encoding macro domain-containing protein, whose amino-acid sequence MKIVKGNIFTTKNQTLVNTVNCFGVMGAGLALEFKNRYPDMFVRYKEMCDSKLLDIGRLYLYKTHQKWILNFPTKKHWKYDTKPDYIEKGLRKFIETYKIKGIESIAFPLLGAQNGGLTKEQSLSLLDKYLSKIDIPCEVYEYDSTAPDDLFKDFKLAFLTHSEETLKKLTHLKSDKIQKIKNIIETEELVSMGQLISVDGLGESTIEKCFSYAMRTDPINIQLNLF is encoded by the coding sequence ATGAAAATAGTTAAGGGAAACATATTCACAACAAAAAATCAAACCTTGGTTAACACTGTTAACTGTTTTGGTGTAATGGGAGCAGGTTTGGCACTTGAATTTAAAAACAGGTATCCTGACATGTTCGTACGATACAAAGAAATGTGTGATAGCAAACTATTAGATATTGGAAGATTATATTTATACAAGACACATCAAAAATGGATTTTAAACTTCCCGACTAAAAAGCATTGGAAATACGATACAAAGCCCGATTATATAGAAAAGGGACTCAGAAAATTCATAGAAACTTATAAGATAAAAGGTATCGAATCAATTGCGTTTCCTCTATTAGGTGCTCAAAACGGTGGGCTTACCAAGGAGCAATCACTTTCACTATTGGACAAGTACCTATCTAAAATAGATATTCCTTGTGAAGTTTATGAGTACGATTCAACCGCACCTGATGACCTTTTTAAAGACTTTAAATTAGCATTCCTTACCCACTCAGAGGAGACACTTAAAAAATTGACACATTTAAAATCTGACAAAATTCAAAAAATCAAGAATATCATTGAAACTGAGGAGTTAGTAAGCATGGGGCAATTAATATCCGTTGATGGCCTAGGTGAATCAACAATTGAAAAGTGCTTCAGTTATGCGATGAGGACAGACCCGATAAATATCCAATTAAATCTATTCTAA
- a CDS encoding WG repeat-containing protein, which produces MAHFSGTVKVTDMDAENIKLLDRFTLTVDKGEFQFQNKYGLLDDIGNEILKKEYHAIWEMTDNLIAFRYGIVFGLLNSNGDTIIEPCLEGFREFEYQGESRCSFIEDILGKESFKENEDYIIFHENITNRPLLLSQSGEIISKFEFDWLGHVFSNGRGKVILNGKAGIYNFKLKRFDVEAAYHDEELYLSDIGEIVYEQRQADRVG; this is translated from the coding sequence ATGGCGCATTTTTCGGGGACAGTAAAAGTTACAGACATGGACGCAGAAAATATTAAACTCCTCGACAGGTTCACACTAACAGTTGACAAAGGAGAATTCCAGTTTCAAAATAAATATGGACTTTTGGACGACATTGGAAATGAAATTCTTAAAAAGGAGTATCATGCAATTTGGGAAATGACAGACAACTTAATTGCATTTCGATATGGTATTGTTTTCGGACTATTAAACTCAAATGGTGACACTATCATTGAACCTTGCTTAGAAGGTTTCAGAGAATTTGAATATCAGGGAGAAAGTAGATGTTCCTTTATTGAAGACATACTTGGGAAAGAAAGTTTTAAAGAGAACGAGGACTATATAATTTTCCATGAGAATATAACTAACAGACCTCTCCTACTAAGTCAATCAGGCGAAATAATTTCAAAATTTGAATTCGATTGGCTTGGTCATGTATTCAGTAACGGACGGGGTAAAGTAATCTTGAACGGTAAGGCGGGCATCTATAATTTCAAACTCAAACGGTTTGACGTTGAAGCAGCCTACCATGATGAAGAACTCTATTTATCAGACATTGGAGAAATAGTTTATGAGCAAAGACAAGCTGACAGAGTGGGGTAA
- a CDS encoding helix-turn-helix domain-containing protein: MEKSELQKVLLFEASGKIEFPKNFLDHYHTHIYCHSGFIEFGFRGRTLKGSAGEFVFWYAHSAVSQLVFSNNFTATVLLVEENFLNGNLPDLSWSIDVLVSTRDNPVLHFNELKNKDKVISNFQLLYDKYMESDHTFYENVASTQMQIFTMEMWHVFAAEFERNKRTLLSGSIYDRFVHLVQEHCMIQREVQFYSDKLNITPKHLNFVCKQNTDVSASEWIQRFVRERLIILLENENLGIAQIADMMEFSSRSFFTRYVKKLIGITPTEYRSRMG, from the coding sequence ATGGAGAAAAGTGAGTTACAGAAAGTCTTGTTATTTGAAGCATCAGGTAAGATTGAGTTCCCGAAAAACTTTCTTGATCATTACCACACGCATATTTATTGCCATAGTGGGTTTATAGAATTTGGGTTTAGGGGTAGAACCCTCAAAGGTTCTGCGGGGGAGTTTGTATTCTGGTATGCGCATAGTGCTGTTTCGCAATTGGTGTTTTCCAATAACTTCACCGCTACGGTTTTATTGGTAGAGGAAAACTTTCTTAACGGCAATCTGCCTGACTTGAGTTGGAGTATTGATGTATTGGTGAGTACACGCGATAATCCAGTGCTACATTTCAATGAATTGAAGAACAAGGACAAAGTGATAAGCAACTTCCAACTGCTGTATGATAAATACATGGAATCAGACCATACCTTTTATGAAAATGTGGCCAGCACTCAAATGCAGATTTTTACGATGGAAATGTGGCATGTGTTTGCAGCTGAGTTTGAGCGAAACAAAAGGACGTTGCTCAGTGGTTCTATCTATGATCGATTTGTCCATCTGGTGCAAGAGCACTGCATGATCCAACGTGAGGTACAGTTTTATTCTGATAAACTGAATATCACACCAAAGCATTTAAATTTTGTGTGCAAACAAAATACAGATGTTTCAGCTTCCGAATGGATACAGCGCTTTGTTCGAGAGCGATTAATTATTTTATTGGAAAATGAGAATCTTGGCATTGCCCAAATTGCTGACATGATGGAGTTCTCCAGCCGATCTTTTTTTACGAGGTATGTGAAGAAGCTAATAGGCATCACGCCAACAGAATATAGAAGTCGAATGGGATAA